TTGAAGACGCACAAAAATGGTTACCTCTTTATCTATCTACCtcttctctctctatctatctatctctctctctctttatttctctctctctctctatgaacTAGTTCTTGATCAATCAATGTGCATGGTCGGATAAATTGTAGGCGAACTCTGCATCTGGTCTGGCTGTGCACGACGACTGCAAGATCAAGTTCTCGGACCTGAAGGCGAGACGAAGCTTCAGGTTCATCGTGTTCAAGATCGACGAGAAGTCGATGGAAATCAAGGTGGAGAGGCTCGGTGAGACCAGTTACGGCTACGAAGAATTCACAAACATCCTCCCAGCTGACGAGTGTCGCTATGCTGTCTATGACCTCGACTTCGTAACCGACGAGAACTGCCAGAAGAGCAAGATCTTCTTCTTCTCCTGGTATGGGCCTACTTATACCACATGCCTATTCATGATTGTGATGTGTTTTCTCCCATTGCATCGTAGCCTTAGTCCATCAACTTCTGTTTTTGGACTTCTCAGTCCATCAActtacccgcaaaaaagaaaaacaactTACCCTGTAAGAGGCACTACAACAAAAATGCTAGACTCACGCATCATTAcagagtccccccccccccccccccgccccccgcgaTTTTCCCATGGCCAAGCATAAATTGCCAAGTGACTCAACCCCATAATAACTCCGTGTGTGTAGCTTTATTCGGCACTACAATCATTGCTTCTTCATAAGTTTGTTGTTTTGAATATCATCAATGTCTACTATACGATATTTCGCCATAAGTTTTCTTGATCGCATATACTGTTGTTGTAATTCTAGTAGCATAGAttttttctgcttcttcctctttATGTAAAAACCTTTTTATTTTGGAAAATCTCTAAAAAATGCTGTGAGAAGAAATTCTCACAGTTCCGGGTAAAAAAAATCAATTAATATTACCCAAGTATTTATGGGTAGTCCAAATATAACCATTTGTAGACAACACATCTAAATATATATATTATTGTAAAAAAGGAATGCTTGTATTCTAAAACAATATGTAAGTAAAGGCAGGATAAACGAATCGCTGAAAAAAAATCCCCTTCAAGAAAATGctgaaaaatttctacaaccactATCTCATTACATATTAGTCATTACCAATCAAGAGGTCCTTTGATATTGCAAGAGGCCTTTGGATCAATGGCACTACAAAGTTTTTATGGATGGTTGTCGGTGTCTTATATAGAGTGCCCCTCATGTAgcgctcacccccccccccccccccccgatcaagGCCCCTTAATTTTCTTAAGGGCGTGGCTAAAAGGCTCGCTAGATATTAATCCTTCCAAACCGACAATTATATGCTAAGCAGTGATAACTTGGAGCTAATCCACACTaacatgtactcccttcgttccaaaatagatgacccactttagtacaaagttgagtcatctattttgaaacagagggagtagaaggGATCGGGGGTTTGTATGTTCAATTTTATGCTAATTAGTGATAATTTTTGCTAATCACAATTGTGTGCTAATCTATGCTAATTTGACACAGATTATCTCTATTGGATTTTATCTTACTTAAAATTAGTAATATGCATGttgttatttatttatattttcagATGGTGGCCGACACCATAGCATTAGCATTCTTAATTGAGTTATTAAATCATAGGGCAGGGGTGTGGTTTGAGGGAGCTGATAGAAGGTGAAGGGAGTGTTTGGGGAATGTTTTGAGAGAGGCCCCGAGATGCCCCGCGTCGCCTCCCTAGCGTCTTGAAAAAAAACATAGCCGGAGTCTCGTCGCCGCCGGAGAGGACTCCCGGGCAAAGGTAGGGCTGGCCCCGAGGAAGGTAGCCGCGGGGCACCTTGCCCAGTGGTGGCACGGGCACTCGGCGCGGTAGCTTGTAGCTACGGGCGGCAACGACCACCGCCGCGGGATGGGCCCGGCGATGCTCCGGATCATGGCGCGTGACGCCGGTTGTGGCCTGGGCGTTGTCCTAGCTCGGCGGCCTTGGCTCGGTAGCCTGGATCTGGGGATCCCTTCCCCGATCTATGGCCCTGGGTCAGGCTTCCAGGTCGAGTTCGGCCAGGATTGCGGTGCAGAGGCGGCGGTCGCCCATGCTGTGCGCTTGCCTGGTGGTGGCGGCCAGCCAGGAGGTGGCAGCGGATCTGTCCTCGGATATGTGACAAGACAATCGGTGAAGACCGAGCCTCGACTACGGTAATGACGGCGTCTCTTAGCGTCGTTATCCTATTGTAGGCATCATCACAACATGTCGTGTCGCTTCTTTCGGACTGCTCcgaggaaaccctagatctgttccCGGATCGGACCATGGCGTCGTCTCGCGCCACGCTCCTTGCTggaggcatcgttttggagcaggtGCCGACTCGAGTGCACATGTGGCAGAGCAGCATGGTTTCTACCGCATCATCGACGAcggatctcggcggcatggcgcaACAGAGTTTCGATGACGAGGCCATGTGGATGGATGCATGCAGGATGGTGGcactgtctggcgtcgtggtgacgTCGATGGTAGTATGGCATAGCGAGATGAATGCATTGATAACTACCAAAGAAGGGTCAGCTGATCTTAGAACGTGCGCATGCAGTGCGCGCAGAGAGTCTAGCTAGACCGGTTGGTGCTCTCGGCTTGCTAGCGAGCAACTTCATGAGGCCATCAGAATAGATGTTATGTGTTGA
This region of Triticum aestivum cultivar Chinese Spring chromosome 2D, IWGSC CS RefSeq v2.1, whole genome shotgun sequence genomic DNA includes:
- the LOC123049200 gene encoding actin-depolymerizing factor 9, producing MANSASGLAVHDDCKIKFSDLKARRSFRFIVFKIDEKSMEIKVERLGETSYGYEEFTNILPADECRYAVYDLDFVTDENCQKSKIFFFSWSPDTARTRSKMLYASSKDRFRREMDGIQCEIQATDPSEMSLDIIKSRAH